The DNA region CTTTGTCATGCTGAGCGCTGCCGAAGCATCTCTTTGTTCCTTCATCCCCTTTTATTGTTTTTTCGGAAATCGCTCTTAGCCATGCCTTTCTGTTGCGATGCAATGCTTCGCTCTTGCTCTTTGGTAAATGCAATCCGTGCATCGCTATACTTGTGGGAGTAGGTATGGAGTTACAAATGTTTAGCCCCTACAGGGCTGTTCTCTACACCTGAGAGAGATTCCTCGACTAGTTCGGAATGACAATACCCCTTGCATCTTTGCTCCCTTTGTCATGCTGAGCGCTGCCGAAGCATCTCTTTGTTCCTTCATCCCCTTTTATTGTTTTTTCGGAAATCGCTCTTTGCATTGCCTTTTTGTTGCGATGCAACGATTCACCCTTGCTCTTTTGAATGCCATTACGTGCATCGCTATACATATGGGAGTAGGCATGGTGTTACAAATGTTTAGCACCTACGGGGCTGGAAACGGCGTTCGTTGTTCGTTGTTCGTGTATCGTTGTTCGTGAATGCCAATCTGTGTAACACCGTGTTACACCGTGTAACCCTGTGATACCAGTTTAGTTGATGGTTGATGGTTGATAATTGATGGTTTAAGAAACCACCTTCAATTAAGAATCTGAAATCTGAAATCTGAAATTTTTATTCTTTATCCTTTAACCTTGAACTTTGAACCTTAAACCTTGAACCTTTATCCTTTATCCTTTAACCTTTATCCTTAACACCCCTCTGCACTCTGTACACTACACACTCAATAAAAAGAAAATACAACTACAAAAACCTGCTCAATATAGAATAAACCACCAAACAAATATTAAAAACTAAAATTTCCGCAAACGATTCCAACATTTTTATTGACAACCCCCAAAAATAACTGTAACTTAACACCCCTTTTCAATCTTTTTTTTAACCTTTGCTCATTGATAGTTGATGGTTGATAGTTGATGGTTTAAGAAACCACCTTTAATCATGAATCTGAAATCTGAAATCTGAAATCTGAAATTTTTATCCTTAAACCTTAAACCTTGAACTTTGAACCTTAAACCTTAAACACGAAACACTAAACACTAAACTATATGCCTATGAAAACAAAAAATCTACTCACAACCATGGCCCTTACGCTTACCCTGCTGCTCGCAGGTAAGGTCGGGTGGGGGCAAACAACAATCAATTTTGATACTGATGCAAATTGGATTCAAGATGGAACGACAGCATTAACTTCTTATGCAAACCACGCCTATCAAGAATCTGGAGTACTAGTTCAAGGAACAAATGTATTGAGAAATACTACTAGCGCTCAAGATGGTTTTCCGGGAGCATTAGGTACTTATTCAATGAGAATTGGAAACACTGCATCATCAAAAGTTGTGATTACTGTATCATCAGGTGGTGTTGCTACGTTTTCAATAAAGGTAAGAAGGTGGGATGGTTCACCTATGCCTAACTATACTGTTAAGTATTCAGTTGATGGTGGTACAAATTGGACTAGCCTCGTAAGTATAGATGGAACATTACTTACTGATAGTGATTTTAAAACATATAATGGCACTATTAATAGTGCAGCAAACAATATTAAAATTGAGATTGCAAATACTGGAACCACTGAAAGAATTATGATAGACGATTTTTCATGGTTCGGTTTTACTGACACCCAGGCTCCCCAAGCAACCTTCAACCCTTTAGATGCAGCAACAAATATTGAACCTAATGTTACACCTACTATTACCTTTGACGAAGCCATCCGAAATATTGATGATAGCGAAATAACCGATGCCAATGTTGCATTGTTACTTACACTGAAGGAAACCGATGCTTCAGGAGCCGATGTTCCTTTTACTGCAACAATTAGTGCCGATAAAAAGGTAATAACCATTACTCCAAGTTCACTACTTGGTTTCAACCAGGTTTATTACTTGGCCATTGCGCCAGTTGAGGATGAATCGAACAATGCTACTAGTGTTCAAAGCATTACTTTTACTACTCGTACTGCTAGCACCGATGCAACAGTTTCATCGGTGGTATACACTGTTGATAATGTAGCCGAAACCATAACCAACGTACCCTCAAGCGAAACGCTTGCAACATTCAAATCAAACATCACTCCCGCAGCCGGTGCTACATTTGAGGTTTACGAGTCCGATGGTTCAACTGTAGCCACCGATTTACAAACCGGTTACAAGCTTACATGTACAGCAGAGGATGGAACTACAAAGAAAACATACATCATAACCCTTAACACTGCTGCCAGCAACGATGCTACCGTTAGCTCAACAGTATATACTGTTGATAATGTAGCCGAAACCATCACTAACGTTCCATGGAACGAAACCCTAGCAACATTCAAATCAAACATTACACCTGCAGCTGGTGCAACCTTTGAGGTTTACGAGTCCGATGGCACCACAGTTGCAACCGACCTCCAGTCCGGTTATAAGCTTACCTGTACAGCAGAGGATGGTACTACCACAAAAACATACACTATTACCTTAAACGCCCATATTACCGTTACCTCCCCCAACGGCGGTGAAACATTCTTTGCCGGTGACCAGGTAACCATTACCTGGACCTCGGCCAATATGGATTCCGAAACCCTTAAGTACGAGGCCTACGTTAGGCAGGGTCTTACCACCAACTGGGCCTGGGTGGAGGAAGTAACTGATTTACCCAATACCGGTTCGCTTGATTTCACCATCCCTGCCGATGCCACATACGGCACCCAGTACAAGATTCGCCTTACCGGCAACACCAGCGGCGCTACCGATGAGAGCGATGCTGCATTCACTATAATTGCTACACCTACTATTTATGACATTCAGAGCAATAACACTTCTGGAGCCAGCAACTGGGCTGACGATAGCGTTCGCATTGGTGGTATAGTAACCGCTGTTACCTCAAATGCTAAAAACTACTACTTACAGGCAGGTACAGGCCCTTGGAGTGGCATTTATGTTTACTACAATACAACTCACACCTACCAGGTAGGCGATAGCTTAACCGTAGTTGGAAAGGTAGTTGAGTACAATAACCTTACCGAGTTAACCACCAGTAAGGCTGCAACCGTTGTAAACACTGGAAACGCACTACCTGCAGTTACATCGCTTACCACTTCGGCGGCTAACTCCGAGGACTACGAGAGTGTTCTTATTAAGGTAACCGGTGCAACCTGCGAAAGCGGAAGCAGCGGTAACTATACCGTAAACGATGGCTCTGGCGCGCTTGTTGTTTATAAGAGCATTTACACAGGGCTTACCCTTGAAATAGGCCGTAAGTACGATATTACCGGTGTAATGGGTTGGTTCAACTCATCGAGCTTGTACCAGCTGTACCCCCGCAGCGCCGATGATATATACCTTTACGGTAACGATGCCACCCTATCGGACCTCAAGGTGGACGGCGTAACCGTAACCGGATTCGATCCCGCAACCCTAACCTACGATGTGGAGCTACCCTATGGTACCACAACCGTTCCAACCGTAACCTACACCCTGAACGATGCCAAGGCTACAGCCATCAAGACCGATGCAGCTGCGCTTCCGGGCTCAACCACCGTTGCAGTTACCGCTGAGGATGGCCTGGTTAGCCAAACCTATACCATTAACTTTACCATTGCAGCACCCAACACCGAGGCTAACATCCTAACCTATACCGTGGCAGGTGTTAATGCTACCATTGATAATGGTACCCACACCATTACCGCCACCGTTCCGTACACCACCGATATCACCAACCTGGTAGCCACCTTTACCCTATCCGATGGCGCTACTGCTAAGGTGGGAGCAGTGGATCAGGTTAGCGGCGTTACCGCCAACGACTTCACCAGCCCGGTTACCTATACCGTTACCGCTCAGAATGGTACAACAACCCAGGATTGGGTGGTAACCATTACTAAGGCTGCCGAACCCAACCACGAGGCCAATATCACCGCTTACAGCATCAATGGTGTTGACGGTGTTATCAACTCAGGCGACTACACCATTAGCGTAACGCTGCCCTACGGCACCGATGTAACCAACCTGGTTGCCACATTTACCCTCTCAACCAATGCCACCGCCAAGGTGGGTGGTGTCGATCAGGTGAGCGGCACAACCCCTAACGACTTTACCAACCCCGTTACCTATACCGTAACCGCTGAGGATGGAACCAGCACTCAGGATTGGGTTGTAACAGTAACCGTTACCCCTGCCAGCAGCGCAAAGGACATAACCTCGTTCACCATAAGCGGACAGGTATCGTCAACCATTGATGCCGTTGTCGGTACCGTAGCAGTGGTTATGCCCTACGGCACTAACGTTACTGCACTAACCCCAACCATTGAGGTATCGCAGTTCGCAACCATCGATCCCGCCAGCGGCGTGGCTCAGGACTTCACTAACCCTGTTACCTACACAGTAACCGCTCAGGATAACAGCACAAAGGCTTGGATAGTAACTGTAACGGTTCAGCCTGCCAGCAATGACGCAACAGTTAGCTCAACCGTTTACACCGTAAGCAATGTTGATGGTACTATTACTAATGTGCCATACAATGCCACACTTGCAACCTTTAAGTCAAATATCACACCTGCTGCCGGTGCAACCTTTGAGGTTTACCAAAGCGATGGCACAACCGTAGCTACCGACCTTCAAACCGGTTACAAACTGATTTGTACAGCTCAGGATGGTACTACCACAAAGACCTACACAATTACTTTAAACCCTGCTCCTGCAACTCCAATAGTTTACGAACCATTTGATTATACTGTTGGTACTGCACTACAAGGACAGGGTGGATGGACTGCAATTAATTCTGGAGATGATCTTTTAATTGCTACTGGTAATCTTTCCTATCCCGATCTGGCTCCGTCAACCGGTAATAAGCTATCGTTTGCTGGTGGTGGTATAGATGCGTATAAAGAATTTAACGCCAGCGGAATCACTTCAGGAAAAGTTTACTACTCATTTATCCTTAAAGTGACCGATTTAACTGCTGCAACCGAAGTAAATGGTGGATATTTTATAGGTTTTGCCTATGACAATACTAACTTTGGTGCAACTGTTTGGACTAAACGTGTTGATGATAATAGCTACCAGATTGGTATTAACAGCAGAACCAACACAGCAAATACTGTGTTCACATCAAGTAGCTACGCTAAGGATGCAGAGGTATTCATTGTAGCATCGTATGAAGTAGTCGATGGTACTGGAAACGACGTAGCCAAAATATGGATTAATCCTGCTCCACAAGATTTTGGTGCCGCCAATGAGCCTGCATCAACTCTAAGCATTACCAATACAGGCGGAACTGATCTTACATCAGTGAAGAGAATTTTCATACGTCAGGATTCCGATACTGAGACACCTGCAATTGAACTCGATGAACTTAGAATTGGTGATACCTGGGCACAGGTTACACCAGCGGGAGCTCTTAGCAACGACGCCACCGTTACCTCAACGGTTTACACCGTTGACAGCAATGCCGGAACCATTACCAACGTTCCGCAAACCGAAACGCTGGCTAACTTTAAGGCTAACATCACTCCTGCAGCAGGTGCTACCTTTGAGGTTTACCAGGCCGACGGCACCACCGTTGCCACCGATCTGCAAACCGGCTACAAGCTGATCTGTACCGCCGAGGATGGAGTAACCAAGAAAACCTACACCATTACCCTGAACACCACCCTGAGCAGCGAGAAGGCTATTCTCAGCTACAGTATCAACGGTGTTAACGGTACAATTGATCCAGTTAACCACACCGTAACCCTTACCTTACCCTACGGCACCGATAGGAGCAACCTGGTTGCTACATTTACCCTATCAGCTGCTGCTACCGCTAAGGTTGGTGCAACCGTTCAGGTGAGCGGAACTACTTCCAACGACTTTACCAGCCCCGTAACCTACACCGTAACTGCCGAGGATGGTTCAACACAGGATTGGGTGGTAACCGTTAACCTAGCCGCTGCAAGCACTGAGAAGGATATCCTTACCTTCACCATTGCCGGTCAGGTATCGTCAACCATTGACGCTGTTGCTGGAACTGTAACCGTGGTTATGCCATTTGGCACCAACGTTACCAGCTTAACCCCAACCATTACCATATCGCAGTACGCTACCATCGACCCCGCCAGCGGCGTGGCTCAGGACTTCACTAACCCTGTTACCTACACAGTAACCGCTCAGGATAACAGCACCAAGACCTGGACTGTAACCGTTACCGTTCAGGATATTCCATTAACTAAGATTTACAGCATCCAGTACACCACCGATGCTAGCGGCGATTCACCGCTCAAGCTACAGCAGGTTCGTACCAAGGGTGTTGTAACTGCCGTTAAAACGGGTTCAACTTCCTTCAACATGTGGTTGCAGGATAGCGCTAAAGCCTGGAATGGAGTGTATGTTTACGGCGTAAACAACTCCCTTGGAACAATTGCTCAGGGCGATAGCGTTGAAGTTATTGGTACTGTTGATGAGTACAATAACCTTACCGAGATTAAGAGCGTAAGCTATCTGAACAAGATTAATAGCGGTAACACACTGCCAACCCCTGTTGATGTAACGCCTGCACAGGCAGCCAGCGAGGCATACGAGGGGGTTCTGGTTAAGCTCAACAACGTAGAGTGTACCGTAGCCGATGCAGGATATGGCGAGTTTACCGTTAGCGATGGAACAAACACCATTAATGTTGACGACTTCCTGTACAAGTATACCCCAACACAGGGTGCACGTTACAACATCACCGGTGTAATTGATTACAGCTTTGGTGCATTCAAGCTTCTGCCACGCAGCGCCAGCGATGTGGAAAGCGCCCAGGTTAAGTACACCGTTACCTTCACCGTTAAACGTTCCGATGGAACAACAGCAGTTGATGGCGCTACCATCACAGTTACCGGTCAAGGCAATGTAACCACCGATGCTAGCGGAGTTGCCACCATGCAGTTGCCCGATGGCAACTACAGCTACGTGGTTGTTAAGGACGGATTTGATACCAAGAACGGTAACTTCACTGTAAATGGTGCAGATCTTGCTGTTAACATCACCCTGATACAAACCGGTATACCTGCTAACCCCATTGCTAAGCTAAGTGTTTACCCCAACCCGTTCACTGATCGTATCTACTTCACCGGAGCTGAGGTTACCCGTGTAACCATTACCTCGGTAATTGGTCAGGTAGTAATGGATCGTCAGGTTGAGAATACTGAATCGGTTGATGTTAGCTCACTTGACCGCGGTATTTACCTGGTACGCTTCTACAATAGCAAGGGCGAATCGGTACTACGCAAGCTTGTAAAAGAGGAATAACATTCCCATTGCAATAAAACGAAAGAACCCCGCTAATGCGGGGTTTCTTTTTGGTTGTTGGTTTATAGTTGACGGTTGACGGCTGATGGTTGATAGTTGATAGTTGATAGTTGATAGTTGATGGTTAACGGAACAGGCTCTTAACCCCTGAACTTTAAACTTCAACCCTTGAACCTCAAACCTCATACCTTGAACCTTAAACCTTGAACTTTAAACCTTAAACTTGAACCTTTTTACTCAAAGCTGGGCAAAAACTCGTTCAGCCCGTACTCCTTGCAAATTCCCTGAAACTCCTTAAGGAGTTCGTCGCCAAAAGGAACGCCTTTATCCTTACGGGTTTTCCAAACCTCATACTCTTTTTCGCCAGCGGTATAAATACGGGGTTGTCCCGGCATCTTTTTCGATGCCCTTAGCTCACGTAGGATATTCCCGGTAGTCCGCTTAAAATCATCAACCTCAGTAAACGCGCTAATATCAATAGCAATAAAGAAATGACCCAGGTTGTATGGAACCTTTTTGCCATCCTTAAAGCCGGTGAGCATTTTCAGGTAAGCTCCCTGCTGTAGCGCTGCAGAAAGTATTTCCACAACAGTGGCATAACCATATCCCTTGTAACCTGCGGTTTCCTCACCTATACCTCCAAGTGGCGTTAATGCAGCTTTGCCGCTAGTTAAATCGACGAGTACCTCCTTGGGATCGGTTTTGCTTTCGCCATTCTCGTCAATCACCCAACCCTTAGGCAATATTTTACCTTCCCTTTCGTAGAGCTCAATTTTACCCCGCTGGGTAATTGATGTGGCGCAATCCAGAAGGAAGGGGAAAGGCTCATCGGTAGGCATTCCGAATGTTAATGGGTTTGTGCCTAACATATTCTCCACACCAAAGGTAGGTGCTATTGATGGGCGAGCATTGGTTCCGGTAATACCAATCAGATTCTCCTTTACTGCCATTAAAGCGTAATAGCCTGCAAAACCGTAGTGAGTTGAGTTACGTACGGCAACCATTCCCATTCCAAGCTTTTTGGCTTTCTCAATTGCCATTTTCATGGCATTGTAGCCAATTACATGCCCCATGCCATTCTGGCCATCAATTACGGCAGTGGTTGGGCCCTCCTTTACAATTTGATAGTTGGTAACGGGGTTTAGAATACCGTCCTTTATTCGATCGAGGTAAATGGGTTTTAGCCTGTTTACACCGTGTGAATCGAACCCAAGCTTATCGGCCTGAATTAAAACATCGGTTACAATTTTTGCATCGTTTTCAGGTATTCCGGCTTTAACCAGTACACTAACCATGAAGTTTTCAATAACTTCAAAGGGAATAAATTTTTGCGCCATAGGTTTTAGTTTTTTTGCTTTTCAGAACCCAAAATTACGGAAATTAAATTCCTGCCACAAAACAAAAATTTCCTTCTCTCATCCTTAGCCCCGTGTATCAGGATAAACTACGTCAAGGAATCACTTTAAAAAAGAGTTGAAGGTACAAAGAGATGCTTCGACTAGCTCAGCATGACAATAGTTTCACGAACAACGATTCACGAACAACGAACAACGCTTCCTGCCCCGTAGGGGCTAAACATTTGTAACTCCATGCCTACTCCCACAAGTATAGCGATGCACACAGTGCATATACCAATGAGCAAGGGTAAAACGTTGCATCGCATAGGGAAAGCATTGCAAAGAACGATTATCGGAAAACAATCAAAAGGGATAAAGGGAATGAAAGTACAAAGAGATGCTTCGGCGAGCTCAGCATGACAAAGGGCGTAAGGATTCTAGGAGTATTGTGATTCCGAGCTAGTCGAGGAATCTCTCTCAGGTATAGCGAACAGCCATGTAGGGGCAGCATATCAGTTAAGCCCAGGGTTTTAACCCTGGGTATTGTGGTTTCAAGATATTAGGCGATGCACACAGTGCATATACCAATGAGCAAGGGTAAAACGTTGCATCGCATAGGGAAAGCATTGCAAAGAAAGATTATCGGAAAACCAATCAAAAGGGATAAAGGGAATGAATGTACAAAGAGATGCTTCGGCGAGCTCAGCATGACATAAGGGTTAAATTCTCTTCTGCTTACAACCAACAGCTGTCAACTATCAACTAAATCATCTGCGTTCCATCTCAGTTCACGAGCAACGATTAACGAACAACGAACAACTCCCCATATCATCCTGAACCCTTCGAAAGACCTTCC from Tenuifilum sp. 4138str includes:
- a CDS encoding DUF5018 domain-containing protein — its product is MKTKNLLTTMALTLTLLLAGKVGWGQTTINFDTDANWIQDGTTALTSYANHAYQESGVLVQGTNVLRNTTSAQDGFPGALGTYSMRIGNTASSKVVITVSSGGVATFSIKVRRWDGSPMPNYTVKYSVDGGTNWTSLVSIDGTLLTDSDFKTYNGTINSAANNIKIEIANTGTTERIMIDDFSWFGFTDTQAPQATFNPLDAATNIEPNVTPTITFDEAIRNIDDSEITDANVALLLTLKETDASGADVPFTATISADKKVITITPSSLLGFNQVYYLAIAPVEDESNNATSVQSITFTTRTASTDATVSSVVYTVDNVAETITNVPSSETLATFKSNITPAAGATFEVYESDGSTVATDLQTGYKLTCTAEDGTTKKTYIITLNTAASNDATVSSTVYTVDNVAETITNVPWNETLATFKSNITPAAGATFEVYESDGTTVATDLQSGYKLTCTAEDGTTTKTYTITLNAHITVTSPNGGETFFAGDQVTITWTSANMDSETLKYEAYVRQGLTTNWAWVEEVTDLPNTGSLDFTIPADATYGTQYKIRLTGNTSGATDESDAAFTIIATPTIYDIQSNNTSGASNWADDSVRIGGIVTAVTSNAKNYYLQAGTGPWSGIYVYYNTTHTYQVGDSLTVVGKVVEYNNLTELTTSKAATVVNTGNALPAVTSLTTSAANSEDYESVLIKVTGATCESGSSGNYTVNDGSGALVVYKSIYTGLTLEIGRKYDITGVMGWFNSSSLYQLYPRSADDIYLYGNDATLSDLKVDGVTVTGFDPATLTYDVELPYGTTTVPTVTYTLNDAKATAIKTDAAALPGSTTVAVTAEDGLVSQTYTINFTIAAPNTEANILTYTVAGVNATIDNGTHTITATVPYTTDITNLVATFTLSDGATAKVGAVDQVSGVTANDFTSPVTYTVTAQNGTTTQDWVVTITKAAEPNHEANITAYSINGVDGVINSGDYTISVTLPYGTDVTNLVATFTLSTNATAKVGGVDQVSGTTPNDFTNPVTYTVTAEDGTSTQDWVVTVTVTPASSAKDITSFTISGQVSSTIDAVVGTVAVVMPYGTNVTALTPTIEVSQFATIDPASGVAQDFTNPVTYTVTAQDNSTKAWIVTVTVQPASNDATVSSTVYTVSNVDGTITNVPYNATLATFKSNITPAAGATFEVYQSDGTTVATDLQTGYKLICTAQDGTTTKTYTITLNPAPATPIVYEPFDYTVGTALQGQGGWTAINSGDDLLIATGNLSYPDLAPSTGNKLSFAGGGIDAYKEFNASGITSGKVYYSFILKVTDLTAATEVNGGYFIGFAYDNTNFGATVWTKRVDDNSYQIGINSRTNTANTVFTSSSYAKDAEVFIVASYEVVDGTGNDVAKIWINPAPQDFGAANEPASTLSITNTGGTDLTSVKRIFIRQDSDTETPAIELDELRIGDTWAQVTPAGALSNDATVTSTVYTVDSNAGTITNVPQTETLANFKANITPAAGATFEVYQADGTTVATDLQTGYKLICTAEDGVTKKTYTITLNTTLSSEKAILSYSINGVNGTIDPVNHTVTLTLPYGTDRSNLVATFTLSAAATAKVGATVQVSGTTSNDFTSPVTYTVTAEDGSTQDWVVTVNLAAASTEKDILTFTIAGQVSSTIDAVAGTVTVVMPFGTNVTSLTPTITISQYATIDPASGVAQDFTNPVTYTVTAQDNSTKTWTVTVTVQDIPLTKIYSIQYTTDASGDSPLKLQQVRTKGVVTAVKTGSTSFNMWLQDSAKAWNGVYVYGVNNSLGTIAQGDSVEVIGTVDEYNNLTEIKSVSYLNKINSGNTLPTPVDVTPAQAASEAYEGVLVKLNNVECTVADAGYGEFTVSDGTNTINVDDFLYKYTPTQGARYNITGVIDYSFGAFKLLPRSASDVESAQVKYTVTFTVKRSDGTTAVDGATITVTGQGNVTTDASGVATMQLPDGNYSYVVVKDGFDTKNGNFTVNGADLAVNITLIQTGIPANPIAKLSVYPNPFTDRIYFTGAEVTRVTITSVIGQVVMDRQVENTESVDVSSLDRGIYLVRFYNSKGESVLRKLVKEE
- a CDS encoding Ldh family oxidoreductase, whose amino-acid sequence is MAQKFIPFEVIENFMVSVLVKAGIPENDAKIVTDVLIQADKLGFDSHGVNRLKPIYLDRIKDGILNPVTNYQIVKEGPTTAVIDGQNGMGHVIGYNAMKMAIEKAKKLGMGMVAVRNSTHYGFAGYYALMAVKENLIGITGTNARPSIAPTFGVENMLGTNPLTFGMPTDEPFPFLLDCATSITQRGKIELYEREGKILPKGWVIDENGESKTDPKEVLVDLTSGKAALTPLGGIGEETAGYKGYGYATVVEILSAALQQGAYLKMLTGFKDGKKVPYNLGHFFIAIDISAFTEVDDFKRTTGNILRELRASKKMPGQPRIYTAGEKEYEVWKTRKDKGVPFGDELLKEFQGICKEYGLNEFLPSFE